A DNA window from Altererythrobacter sp. B11 contains the following coding sequences:
- a CDS encoding N-acetyltransferase, with protein MSAQEIDIVPVSGKRELNEFVDLAYRLNEADQNWVPPLRAEVFELLTPGKNPFHEHARMQLFLARRGGKVVGRISAHIDELALAQPPEQGMGPGTGNWGLLEAEDEAVTHALIARAEDWLREQGMTRVLAPISLSIWEEPGLLVHGHDHPPMVMMGHHLPQYQGWIESAGYETAKRLLTFELPVAREFPPLIQRIVASGEKNKSIVVREADPKEFARDAAIIIDILNDAWSGNWGFVPFTEAEKAYGAKKLKPLIKPGANMIAELDGEPVAFMMALPDVNAAIKPMKGRLFPFNWIKLLWWLRNPRADFRVPLMGVKRRLQNSRLASQIAFMMIEYIRRYAVSAHDAKRGEIGWVLEDNKGMIAIADAIDSKMNREYRIYSKAL; from the coding sequence GTGTCAGCGCAGGAAATAGATATTGTCCCGGTAAGCGGCAAGCGTGAGCTCAATGAATTCGTCGATCTCGCTTATCGATTGAATGAGGCAGATCAAAATTGGGTGCCGCCGTTGCGGGCCGAGGTGTTCGAATTGCTGACGCCGGGGAAGAACCCGTTTCACGAACATGCGCGCATGCAATTGTTCCTCGCCCGCCGCGGCGGCAAGGTGGTGGGGCGCATCTCCGCCCATATCGATGAGCTGGCGCTGGCTCAGCCGCCGGAACAGGGCATGGGGCCCGGCACCGGCAATTGGGGCCTGCTGGAGGCGGAGGACGAGGCGGTGACGCACGCCCTGATCGCCCGGGCGGAGGATTGGCTGCGCGAACAGGGGATGACGCGGGTGCTGGCGCCGATCAGCCTGTCGATCTGGGAGGAGCCGGGCCTGCTGGTGCATGGCCACGATCATCCGCCCATGGTGATGATGGGGCACCACTTGCCGCAATATCAGGGCTGGATCGAAAGCGCGGGCTATGAAACCGCCAAGCGACTGCTCACCTTTGAACTGCCGGTGGCCAGGGAATTCCCGCCGCTGATCCAGCGAATCGTCGCCTCCGGAGAGAAGAACAAGTCGATCGTGGTGCGCGAGGCGGACCCGAAAGAGTTTGCCCGCGATGCGGCGATCATCATCGACATCCTCAACGATGCCTGGTCCGGCAATTGGGGCTTCGTGCCTTTCACCGAGGCCGAGAAGGCCTATGGTGCGAAGAAGCTGAAGCCGCTGATCAAGCCCGGCGCGAACATGATCGCGGAACTGGATGGGGAGCCGGTGGCCTTCATGATGGCCCTGCCGGACGTGAATGCAGCGATCAAGCCGATGAAAGGCCGGCTGTTCCCCTTCAACTGGATCAAGCTGTTGTGGTGGCTGCGCAACCCCCGCGCCGATTTCCGCGTGCCGCTGATGGGGGTGAAGCGCCGCCTGCAGAACAGCCGGCTGGCCAGCCAGATCGCCTTCATGATGATCGAATACATCCGGCGCTATGCCGTGAGCGCCCATGATGCGAAGCGCGGCGAGATCGGCTGGGTGCTGGAAGACAACAAGGGCATGATCGCCATTGCCGATGCGATCGACAGCAAGATGAACCGCGAATATCGCATCTATTCCAAGGCGCTGTAG
- the lptG gene encoding LPS export ABC transporter permease LptG yields the protein MLFDFFPSATLTRYLAKTFVVRILAVLVMLVLVLMMLDLLSNSADILEHPGNGQEQILYYVSLRIPQLVQQFLPYSVLLATIITLATLNQNSEVVAMKAAGLSAHQILAPLLLTAFVISLFTFAFNERVVTRATGALTAWENAEYGPIPKDPDVRANVYMNDGNDILLASTISGSGANTVMRGISYYEADDTGMIVRQLRGSEAVWANPGWLLKDARIFDVGTASQEVATEPVLIAPDLRLEQIALRKVDPDSENLFELRRSIEALGESGRMTGELRGKWWHKISGPLSALLMPLLGAVAGFGLARSGHLFARAVIGMALGFAYFVVDNAALALGSFGGYTPLLAAWAPFVLFLLIGETVLIRTEE from the coding sequence ATGCTGTTTGATTTCTTCCCCTCGGCGACACTGACGCGCTATCTCGCCAAGACCTTCGTGGTGCGCATCCTGGCCGTGCTGGTGATGCTGGTGCTGGTGCTGATGATGCTCGACCTGCTGAGCAACAGCGCCGACATCCTCGAGCATCCGGGCAACGGACAGGAGCAGATCCTCTATTACGTGTCGCTGCGCATCCCGCAGCTGGTGCAGCAATTCCTGCCCTACTCGGTCCTGCTGGCCACCATCATCACGCTGGCAACGCTCAACCAGAACAGCGAAGTGGTGGCGATGAAGGCGGCGGGGCTTTCCGCGCACCAGATCCTCGCGCCGCTGCTGCTCACTGCCTTCGTGATTTCCCTGTTCACCTTCGCTTTCAACGAGCGGGTCGTCACCCGCGCCACGGGGGCGCTCACGGCGTGGGAGAATGCGGAATATGGCCCGATTCCCAAGGATCCCGACGTCCGCGCCAATGTCTACATGAACGATGGCAACGATATCCTGCTGGCCTCCACCATCAGCGGGTCGGGCGCCAACACCGTGATGCGGGGCATCAGCTATTACGAGGCGGACGACACCGGCATGATCGTGCGCCAGCTGCGCGGCAGCGAAGCGGTGTGGGCCAACCCCGGCTGGCTGCTGAAGGACGCGCGCATCTTCGACGTGGGCACTGCGAGCCAGGAGGTCGCGACCGAGCCGGTGCTGATCGCCCCGGACCTGAGGCTGGAGCAGATCGCCCTGCGGAAGGTCGATCCCGATTCCGAAAACCTGTTCGAGCTGCGCCGCTCAATCGAGGCGCTGGGCGAGAGCGGGCGGATGACGGGGGAATTGCGCGGCAAGTGGTGGCACAAGATTTCGGGCCCGCTTTCGGCCCTGTTGATGCCCCTGCTCGGCGCGGTGGCGGGCTTCGGCCTCGCCCGGTCGGGCCATCTCTTCGCGCGCGCGGTGATCGGCATGGCGCTGGGCTTTGCCTATTTCGTGGTCGACAATGCCGCGCTCGCGCTCGGCAGCTTCGGCGGATACACGCCGCTGCTCGCCGCCTGGGCGCCCTTCGTGCTGTTCCTGCTGATCGGCGAAACGGTGCTGATCCGCACCGAGGAATAG
- a CDS encoding winged helix-turn-helix domain-containing protein, protein MGPGKADLLDAIAREGSISAAARALGMSYRRGWLLVDAMNRCFREPLVAAQPGGGKGAGARVTPEGEAALAAYRALTARLAGDLAGDARDALEAAIRDEPLPPGS, encoded by the coding sequence ATGGGGCCGGGGAAGGCCGATCTGCTCGATGCCATCGCGCGGGAGGGGTCGATCTCGGCCGCCGCCCGCGCGCTCGGCATGAGCTACCGGCGTGGCTGGCTGCTGGTCGATGCGATGAACCGCTGTTTCCGCGAACCGCTCGTGGCGGCGCAGCCCGGCGGCGGGAAGGGCGCGGGTGCCCGCGTCACGCCCGAGGGCGAGGCGGCGCTGGCTGCCTATCGCGCGTTGACGGCGCGGTTGGCGGGCGATCTGGCGGGGGACGCGCGCGATGCGCTGGAAGCGGCGATCCGCGACGAGCCGCTGCCGCCGGGAAGCTAG
- a CDS encoding fatty acid desaturase family protein gives MSSIPAFPIADAEPQAVRRVALSATPDDRQMLRAAAELTRDINEARPEIYWPDMLLSAALGYAALAGAILIANPVLAVASGIVSVLALYRALLFIHEISHFHRTALPGFRTAWNLLVGIPMLTPSFMYEGVHTLHHARQRYGTVEDPEYLPLALMKPWSLPLFLLVALLAPPALVIRFGILSPLGAIFPPLRRFVWERFSALSINPAFRRRPAEGEQARRFLWQEVGASIWAMALIASIFWLGWRPLLIALGVASIVAVFNQLRTLVAHLWENEGEQMTVTGQYLDSVNVPPPSPMAALWAPVGLRYHALHHLLPSLPYHSLAEAHRRISAELGADSTYGRTSYKSMTFLVLRIARSTMKR, from the coding sequence ATGTCTTCGATACCTGCCTTCCCGATCGCCGATGCCGAGCCGCAGGCCGTGCGGCGCGTGGCGCTGTCCGCCACCCCGGACGATCGGCAGATGCTGCGCGCCGCGGCGGAGCTGACGCGGGACATCAACGAGGCGCGGCCGGAAATCTACTGGCCGGACATGCTGCTGTCCGCGGCCCTCGGCTATGCGGCCCTGGCAGGTGCGATTCTGATCGCCAATCCGGTGCTGGCGGTGGCCAGTGGCATCGTGTCGGTGCTGGCGCTCTACCGCGCCCTGCTGTTCATCCACGAGATTTCGCATTTCCATCGCACCGCCCTGCCCGGCTTCCGCACTGCGTGGAATCTGCTGGTCGGCATTCCGATGCTGACGCCCAGCTTCATGTATGAAGGCGTGCACACGCTGCATCACGCGCGCCAGCGCTATGGCACGGTGGAGGATCCCGAATATCTGCCGCTGGCGCTGATGAAGCCGTGGTCGCTGCCGCTGTTCCTGCTGGTTGCGCTGCTCGCGCCGCCGGCGCTGGTGATTCGCTTCGGCATCCTGTCCCCGCTGGGCGCGATCTTCCCGCCGCTGCGCCGCTTCGTGTGGGAACGCTTCTCCGCCCTGTCCATCAATCCCGCTTTCCGCCGTCGCCCGGCGGAGGGCGAACAGGCCCGCCGCTTCCTGTGGCAGGAAGTGGGCGCCAGCATCTGGGCGATGGCCCTGATCGCCAGCATTTTCTGGCTGGGATGGCGCCCGCTGCTGATCGCGCTGGGCGTGGCCTCCATCGTCGCGGTGTTCAATCAGCTGCGCACGTTGGTTGCCCATCTGTGGGAGAACGAGGGGGAACAGATGACGGTGACCGGCCAGTATCTGGATTCGGTGAATGTGCCGCCGCCCTCCCCCATGGCCGCGCTCTGGGCGCCGGTGGGGCTGCGCTATCACGCGCTGCATCACCTGCTGCCCAGCCTGCCCTATCATTCGCTGGCCGAAGCGCACCGCCGGATCAGCGCCGAACTGGGCGCGGATTCGACCTATGGCCGCACCAGCTACAAGAGCATGACCTTCCTGGTCCTGCGCATCGCGCGCAGCACGATGAAGCGCTGA
- a CDS encoding response regulator: MGSDLQAGGKERADLGRVLVVEDDPVLALEIEEALLARGAAEVVICPTAACAMKALEAGTADAVVLDVHLGDCDAGWELAELVTMLGVRQPRIVFSTGSPEAIPPDIAAMGPVFEKPYDPATLADVLAGDNTKRGLFSLLRNARG; the protein is encoded by the coding sequence ATGGGCAGCGATCTTCAGGCAGGAGGGAAGGAACGGGCGGATCTCGGCCGGGTCCTCGTCGTCGAAGATGATCCCGTGCTGGCGCTGGAGATCGAGGAGGCCCTGCTGGCCCGAGGTGCCGCCGAGGTGGTGATATGCCCCACCGCCGCCTGTGCGATGAAGGCGTTGGAAGCCGGCACGGCCGACGCAGTCGTTCTGGATGTCCATCTGGGCGATTGCGACGCCGGCTGGGAACTGGCCGAACTCGTCACAATGCTCGGCGTGCGCCAGCCGCGCATTGTCTTCTCCACCGGTTCACCCGAAGCAATCCCGCCCGATATCGCGGCGATGGGGCCGGTGTTCGAAAAGCCCTATGACCCCGCCACGCTGGCCGATGTGCTGGCCGGGGACAACACCAAGCGCGGCCTGTTCTCGCTGCTCCGCAACGCCCGCGGCTAA
- a CDS encoding alcohol dehydrogenase catalytic domain-containing protein has translation MKAATFQALHQPLALEDLPDPTPSRGDVVVQVGRCGICGSDLHMTEDAAYGCRHGDILGHEFAGEVVAAGADVEGLKTGDLVSVIPLKSCGTCEHCRKGEVQWCAGFGLQGGGYAEYALTRPNQCVKLPQGLSLADGAIIEPLAVALHGVNLSGLQSGDRVLVLGAGPIGLAVAFWARRFGAGRVAVQDIADHQQQRALDMGANVFVVDPADPVGSAEAALGGKADIVFECVGVPGLVAQAVEQLRPRGTILLLGLCTRPDTFNSFAMLSKEVRLVTSAFFTVAEYRAALDALAAGAIEPRLLVSDTIALDDVPAVFESLKQRSGQCKVLIAP, from the coding sequence GTGAAGGCGGCGACGTTTCAGGCCCTGCACCAGCCGCTCGCGCTGGAGGATCTGCCCGACCCCACCCCGTCGCGCGGCGATGTGGTGGTGCAGGTGGGCCGCTGCGGCATCTGCGGCAGCGACCTCCACATGACCGAGGACGCCGCCTATGGCTGCCGCCACGGTGACATACTGGGCCATGAATTCGCCGGCGAGGTGGTCGCGGCCGGAGCCGATGTCGAGGGGCTGAAGACGGGCGATCTCGTCTCCGTGATCCCGCTCAAGAGCTGCGGCACCTGCGAGCATTGCCGGAAGGGCGAGGTGCAATGGTGCGCCGGCTTCGGCCTGCAGGGCGGCGGCTATGCCGAATATGCCCTCACCCGCCCCAACCAATGCGTGAAATTGCCGCAAGGCCTCTCGCTGGCGGATGGCGCGATCATCGAACCGCTGGCCGTGGCGCTGCATGGCGTGAACCTGTCCGGCCTGCAGAGCGGCGACCGGGTGCTGGTGCTCGGCGCCGGCCCGATCGGCCTCGCGGTGGCGTTCTGGGCGCGGCGCTTCGGCGCGGGGCGGGTGGCAGTGCAGGACATCGCCGACCACCAGCAGCAGCGCGCGCTGGACATGGGCGCGAATGTGTTCGTGGTCGATCCTGCCGATCCGGTGGGCAGCGCGGAGGCGGCGCTGGGTGGCAAGGCCGATATCGTGTTCGAATGCGTGGGCGTGCCCGGCCTCGTTGCGCAGGCGGTGGAACAGCTGCGCCCGCGCGGTACGATCCTGCTGCTCGGCCTCTGCACCAGGCCCGATACCTTCAACAGCTTCGCCATGCTGTCCAAGGAGGTGCGCCTCGTCACCAGCGCCTTCTTCACCGTGGCCGAATATCGCGCGGCGCTCGATGCGCTGGCCGCCGGCGCCATCGAGCCGCGCCTGCTGGTGAGCGACACGATCGCGCTGGATGACGTGCCGGCGGTGTTCGAAAGCCTCAAGCAGCGCAGCGGGCAATGCAAGGTGCTGATCGCGCCCTAG
- a CDS encoding response regulator, with protein MSIGAEVAAHLPFLRRYARALTGSQSTGDAFVRATLEAALADEELASSLRGGRVPLYRAFNKVWSSAYLDVGPEDGDLNPHESGAQAQLSKITPLSRQALLLTTVEDFNRDEAAEIMGVDEETIGDLVAEAIDEIERENTTSVLIIEDEPLISMQLEDLVRSLGHDICGTAATRTQAQDVVAEKTPGLVLADIQLADGSSGLDAVDDILAIDSVPVIFITAYPERLLTGDRPEPTYLVTKPFHEDTVRAAISQALFFGSSRPLD; from the coding sequence ATGTCAATCGGGGCAGAAGTCGCCGCACATCTACCGTTTCTCCGTCGCTATGCTCGTGCGCTCACAGGGTCGCAGAGCACCGGCGATGCTTTTGTTCGCGCTACCCTCGAAGCCGCCCTGGCGGATGAGGAACTGGCAAGTTCGCTCCGTGGCGGCCGCGTGCCGCTCTATCGTGCCTTCAACAAGGTATGGTCCAGCGCCTATCTCGATGTGGGGCCGGAGGACGGCGACCTCAATCCGCATGAAAGCGGCGCGCAGGCGCAGCTCAGCAAGATCACCCCGCTCAGCCGGCAGGCACTGCTGCTGACCACGGTCGAAGATTTCAACCGCGACGAAGCGGCGGAGATCATGGGCGTGGATGAAGAGACGATCGGCGATCTGGTGGCCGAGGCGATCGACGAGATCGAGCGCGAGAACACCACCAGTGTGCTCATCATCGAGGACGAACCGCTGATCTCCATGCAGCTGGAAGACCTCGTCCGCTCGCTGGGCCACGACATCTGCGGCACTGCCGCCACGCGCACCCAGGCGCAGGATGTGGTCGCCGAAAAGACGCCGGGCCTGGTGCTGGCGGATATCCAGCTGGCCGATGGCTCCTCCGGGCTGGACGCGGTGGACGATATCCTCGCCATCGACAGCGTGCCGGTGATCTTCATCACCGCCTACCCGGAGCGGCTGCTGACGGGCGACCGGCCGGAGCCGACCTATCTGGTCACCAAGCCGTTCCACGAGGACACCGTGCGCGCGGCGATCAGCCAGGCGCTGTTCTTCGGCTCCAGCCGCCCGCTCGACTAA